In Pongo abelii isolate AG06213 chromosome 15, NHGRI_mPonAbe1-v2.0_pri, whole genome shotgun sequence, a single window of DNA contains:
- the FAM181A gene encoding protein FAM181A has protein sequence MASDSDVKMLLNFVNLASSDIKAALDKSAPCRRSVDHRKYLQKQLKRFSQKYSRLPRGLPGRAAEPYLKRGSEDRPGRLLLDLGPDSSPGGGGGCKEKALRNPYREECLAKEQLPQGQHPEAAQPGQVPMRKRQLPASFWEEPRPTHSYHVGLEGGLGPREGPPYEGKKNCKGLEPLGPETTPVPMSPRALAEKEPLKMPGVSLVGRVNAWSCCPFQYHGQPIYPGPLGTLPQSPVPSLGLWRKSPAFPGELTHLCKDVDGLGQKVCRPVVLKPIPTKPAVPPPIFNVFGYL, from the coding sequence ACTTCGTGAACCTGGCGTCCAGCGACATCAAGGCAGCCCTGGATAAGTCCGCACCCTGCCGCCGCTCCGTGGACCATCGCAAGTACCTGCAGAAGCAGCTCAAGCGCTTCTCCCAGAAGTATTCCCGGCTCCCGCGGGGCCTTCCGGGCAGAGCTGCTGAGCCCTACCTGAAAAGGGGGTCTGAGGACCGGCCCGGGAGGCTGCTCCTGGATTTGGGCCCTGATTCCAGCcccggtgggggtgggggctgcaaGGAGAAGGCGCTGAGGAACCCCTACAGGGAGGAATGTCTTGCTAAGGAGCAGCTCCCACAGGGGCAGCATCCAGAAGCTGCCCAGCCTGGCCAGGTGCCCATGAGGAAAAGACAGCTGCCCGCTTCCTTCTGGGAAGAGCCGAGGCCCACCCACAGCTACCATGTGGGGCTGGAGGGGGGACTGGGCCCCAGGGAGGGACCTCCCTACGAGGGTAAGAAAAATTGCAAGGGCTTGGAACCCCTAGGGCCTGAGACTACCCCGGTGCCCATGTCTCCAAGGGCCCTGGCTGAAAAGGAGCCGCTCAAGATGCCTGGGGTCTCCCTGGTGGGCCGCGTCAATGCCTGGAGTTGCTGCCCCTTCCAGTACCATGGACAGCCCATCTACCCGGGCCCTCTGGGGACCCTGCCTCAGAGTCCTGTCCCCAGCCTGGGCCTTTGGAGGAAGAGCCCAGCCTTTCCTGGGGAGCTGACGCACCTCTGCAAGGATGTGGACGGCCTGGGGCAGAAGGTATGCAGGCCGGTGGTGCTGAAACCCATCCCCACCAAGccggctgtgcccccacccatcTTCAATGTCTTTGGCTACCTCTAG